Genomic DNA from Desulfatiglans anilini DSM 4660:
ATCCTCCCACACCGGTGCGATGGCGGGGGAAGACGCCGTCTACGATGCCGCTTTCAAGCGGGCCGGCATGCTGCGGGTCGAGACCATGAATGAACTCTTCGACTGTGCCGAACTGTTCGCCAAGCAGCACAACCCGCGCGGAAACAGGCTGTGCATCCTCACGAACGGAGGCGGCCCGGGGGTCATGGCCGCCGACGCCCTGGCCTCCTACGGCCTCGAACCGGCCCCCCTCCAACCCGATACGCTGAAGGCGCTCGATGCATTGCTTCCGCCTTTTTGGAGCAGGCGCAACCCGATCGACATCCTGGGAGACGCCGTCCCCGAACGGTGGAAGGCCGCAGCCGAGATCTGTCTTTCGGCCAAAGAGATGGATGCGCTCATGACCGTCTATGTCCCGCAGGGCCTGAACCCGACGGCCGAGGTCGCTTCCGCGCTCGTATCCGCCTTCCGGAACAAAAATCCGGACATGCCGCTCTTCTCCGTCTGGATGGGCGGTGAGGGGGCGGACCCGGGGCGGGAGGCCATGAATCAGTCCGCCTTCCCCACCTACGACTCGCCAGAACGCGCGGTCACGGCCTTTATGTACGCAGTTTCCTACGCCCGCAACCTGGAAATGCTCCACGAGATCCCGCCGAAATTCGACCGCTCGCTCTATTTCGACGGGGTCACGGCAAAATCGATGATCGAGAAGGCCCTCGAGGACGGCGGCGGAATGCTTGACGAGCCCCTGTCCAAAAAGATCCTGAGCGCCTATGGGATCCCCGTCAATCCGACCGAAACCGCCCATGACGCCGACGAAGCGGCGGCCTTGAGCGCCCGGCTGGGCTTTCCGGCGGTGATGAAGATCCTGTCACGGGACATCGTCCACAAATCGGATGCCGGCGGCGTCGAATTGAACCTGAAAACGCCCGACGAGGCCCGGGAGGCCTTCGAGCGCATCCTCGCGGCCGCCCGCGCCTACAAGGCGGACGCACGCATAGACGGCGTCACCGTGCAGCCCATGGTCTCCCATCCGATGCACGAACTGATTCTCGGCAGCAAAATGGATCCCGATTTCGGGCCGGTGCTCCTTTTCGGCGCGGGAGGCATCCTCACGGAGCTTTGGAAGGACCACGCGCTGGCGCTGCCTCCGCTCAACCGGCTTCTGGCCAGGCGCCTCATGGAGGAGACCCGGATCCATCGGGTCTTAGAGGGCTATCGGAACATCCCCCGCGCCAACATCGAACTGCTGGAAGAAGTCCTCGTGCGTCTGGCCCAGCTGGTCACGGATTTCCCGGAGATATCCGAACTGGACATCAACCCTTTCCTGCTCGACGCCCACCGCGGCCTCGCGGTGGATGCACGCATCCGCATCGCACCGCCCGCCGGGCCGTCCCCCGGGCATCTGGTGATCAGCCCCTACCCGAATCAGTACGAGGCCATGATCAACACC
This window encodes:
- a CDS encoding bifunctional acetate--CoA ligase family protein/GNAT family N-acetyltransferase, whose product is MSIYNLEKIFMPSSVALVGATEKAGTIGEALLSNLLEAPFKGAVFPVNPKYKELMGTRCYASLREIGEPVDLAVVAVPIEKVPAVIDDGEAAGLGGAIVISAGGKETGERGRAVERAIRESADAAGIRIIGPNCMGIVSASVKLNATFAHRAPLSGRLAFISQSGAMCAAILDLSEREGIGFRYFVSIGSMLDVDFGDLVDYLGHDPDVSAIVLYVESLTHLRKFMSAARAVSRVKPIVVLKAGRSAAGAAAASSHTGAMAGEDAVYDAAFKRAGMLRVETMNELFDCAELFAKQHNPRGNRLCILTNGGGPGVMAADALASYGLEPAPLQPDTLKALDALLPPFWSRRNPIDILGDAVPERWKAAAEICLSAKEMDALMTVYVPQGLNPTAEVASALVSAFRNKNPDMPLFSVWMGGEGADPGREAMNQSAFPTYDSPERAVTAFMYAVSYARNLEMLHEIPPKFDRSLYFDGVTAKSMIEKALEDGGGMLDEPLSKKILSAYGIPVNPTETAHDADEAAALSARLGFPAVMKILSRDIVHKSDAGGVELNLKTPDEAREAFERILAAARAYKADARIDGVTVQPMVSHPMHELILGSKMDPDFGPVLLFGAGGILTELWKDHALALPPLNRLLARRLMEETRIHRVLEGYRNIPRANIELLEEVLVRLAQLVTDFPEISELDINPFLLDAHRGLAVDARIRIAPPAGPSPGHLVISPYPNQYEAMINTKDGRRFFLRPIKPEDAPLLVELFSALSPRSIYFRFFSPLKALPAKMLARLTQIDYDRDMALVAIDTEVEHERILAVARLMSTPRTEEAEFAVAVGDPWQGQGIGAALMDRLIGIAKEKGMKRITGQVLAENTQMLALARRLGFEVKKAAENGLYALSLELNG